One genomic region from Plasmodium chabaudi chabaudi strain AS genome assembly, chromosome: 7 encodes:
- a CDS encoding phosphoglucomutase-2, putative: MYERLFNKGNILQKLKTNFNYNKRGFSGGKQNVEVKYIKESKQKYLFLTAAASISLSLGLTYAYENYVLYKWNNKYDYYYNPELKAVQNKLRERKEGKRDKKHVCKHIILVRHGQYERKNRNDENSKKLTKEGCKQADITGKKLKDILYNKKISVIYHSDLIRAKETAEIISKYFPNAKLVNDPNLNEGTPYLPNPIPRSSKFDAEKIKVDNQRINKAYETYFYQPPGDEDEYQLVICHGNVIRYFLCRALQLPLFAWLRFSSYNCGITWLVLDDEGSVIVREFGSVSHLPFSSVTYF; this comes from the coding sequence atgtatgaaCGGTTATTTAACAAAGGgaatatattacaaaaacTTAAAACCAACTtcaattataataaaagaggATTCAGTGGAGGGAAACAAAATGTGgaagtaaaatatataaaggaaagtaaacaaaaatatttatttttaacagCTGCAGCATCGATATCTTTATCATTGGGTTTAACTTATgcatatgaaaattatgtgttatataaatggaataataaatatgattattattataaccCTGAGTTAAAAGCTGtgcaaaataaattacGTGAAAGAAAAGAAGGGAAACGAGATAAGAAACATGTTTgtaaacatattatattagtAAGGCATGGGCAatatgaaagaaaaaatagaaatgatgaaaattctaaaaaattaacaaaagaGGGTTGTAAACAAGCAGATATTAcaggaaaaaaattaaaagacattttatataataaaaaaataagtgtTATTTATCATTCAGATCTAATACGTGCAAAAGAAACAGCAGAAATTATAAGTAAGTATTTTCCAAATGCTAAATTAGTAAATGATccaaatttaaatgaagGAACTCCATATTTACCTAACCCAATACCACGTAGTTCAAAATTTGATGccgaaaaaattaaagttGATAATCaaagaataaataaagcatatgaaacatatttttatcaaccTCCAGGCGATGAAGATGAATATCAATTAGTAATTTGTCATGGTAATGTAATAAGATACTTTTTATGTAGAGCTTTACAATTACCTTTATTCGCATGGCTAAGATTTTCGAGCTATAATTGTGGAATTACATGGCTAGTCTTAGATGATGAAGGCTCAGTCATAGTAAGAGAATTTGGATCTGTTTCGCACCTTCCTTTCAGTAGtgttacatatttttaa
- a CDS encoding 26S protease regulatory subunit 6B, putative yields MRKMENVSKYLKEEDYYIKLKILKKQLDVLNIQEEYIKEEHKNLKRELIRSKNEIKRIQSVPLIIGQFLDIIDNNYGIVSSTAGSNYYVRILSTLNKEDLKPSVSVALHRHSHSIVNILPSESDSSIQLLQVSERPNVKYTDLGGLDTQKQEMREAVELPLKSPELYEKIGIEPPMGILIYGPPGTGKTMLVKAVANETKVTFIGVVGSEFVQKYLGEGPRMVRDVFRLARENSPSIIFIDEVDAIATKRFDAQTGADREVQRILLELLNQMDGFDKSTNVKVIMATNRADTLDPALLRPGRLDRKIEFPLPDRKQKRLIFQTIISKMNVSSDVNIENFVVRTDKISAADIAAIAQESGMQAIRKNRYIITANDFEQGYRTHVRKQLRDYEFYNI; encoded by the exons atgagaaaaatggaaaatgtTAGTAAATACCTTAAGGAGGaagattattatataaaattgaaaattcTGAAGAAGCAACTTgatgttttaaatattcag GAGGAATATATTAAGGAAGAACacaaaaatttaaagaGGGAATTAATTCgatcaaaaaatgaaataaaaagaatacAAAGTGTGCCGCTTATAATAGGCCAGTTTTTAGATATCATAGATAATAACTATGGTATAGTTAGTAGTACAGCCGGATCGAATTATTATGTTAGAATATTATCAACATTAAACAAAGAAGATTTAAAACCATCCGTTAGTGTGGCATTACACCGACATAGCCATTCAATAGTTAATATTTTACCATCAGAATCGGATAGCAGTATACAATTATTACAAGTTAGTGAAAGACCAAATGTTAAATATACAGACTTAGGAGGATTAGATACTCAAAAACAAGAAATGAGAGAGGCAGTCGAATTACCATTAAAAAGCCCAGAAttgtatgaaaaaattggtATTGAACCCCCTATGggtatattaatatatggcCCACCTGGTACAGGAAAAACTATGCTTGTTAAAGCTGTTGCCAATGAAACTAAAGTTACTTTTATAGGGGTTGTTGGATCAGAATTtgttcaaaaatatttaggAGAAGGACCAAGGATGGTAAGAGATGTTTTTAGATTAGCAAGAGAAAATTCACcatcaattatttttattgatgAAGTGGATGCAATTGCAACAAAAAGATTTGATGCACAAACAGGAGCAGATAGAGAAGTTCAAAGAATTCTATTAGAGCTTTTAAATCAAATGGATGGATTTGATAAATCAACAAATGTTAAAGTTATTATGGCAACGAACAGAGCGGATACATTAGATCCAGCTTTATTAAGACCTGGTCGACTTGATCGAAAAATTGAATTCCCTTTACCTGatagaaaacaaaaaagatTAATTTTCCAAACTATTATTAGTAAAATGAATGTCAGTAGTGATGTTAACattgaaaattttgttGTTAGAACTGATAAAATTAGCGCAGCAGATATTGCTGCAATAGCACAAGAATCTGGAATGCAAGctataagaaaaaatagatatattataactGCAAATGATTTTGAACAAGGTTATAGAACTCATGTTAGGAAACAGTTACGAGATTacgaattttataatatatga
- a CDS encoding lysine decarboxylase-like protein, putative, whose translation MKLINENNNNNNILNLDAQIINDILKENFQLGKEGRLARILSEFFTVQDCLRNEGIFFTIVIFGSSRAISNEKYESNKIKYENQLKEFHEKQKDNIPLSDTEIKQYEQVKNDLDKLEKLKWSIKYYSQISELCKKLSLFFETEEGQDVVKNMLPQLPKNHPLFKNKNFETQENGKIKQPNKINVAVCTGGGPGFMEAANKGSKEANGRSLGFSIKLPFEKGPNPYIDENLSFVFHYFFTRKFWLVYLSLAFIIMPGGFGTLDELMEILALKQCKKFKREVPIVLFGKQFWKSIVNFDMLVEYGLAHQEDVDSLFMTDSVDEAYECVINFLKNSNSTTPKEVKDSR comes from the coding sequence atgaaattaataaatgaaaataataacaataataatatattaaatctTGATGcccaaataataaatgatatactAAAAGAAAACTTTCAATTGGGCAAAGAAGGAAGACTTGCACGTATACTTTCTGAATTTTTTACTGTTCAAGACTGCTTACGAAATGAaggtattttttttactattgtAATATTCGGTTCATCTAGAGCTATaagtaatgaaaaatatgaatcgaataaaataaaatacgaAAATCAATTAAAAGAGTTTCATGAAAAGCAAAAAGACAATATTCCATTATCTGACAcagaaataaaacaatatgaaCAAGTAAAAAACGATTTAGATAAgttagaaaaattaaaatggtcgataaaatattattcgCAAATATCGGAACTTTGTAAAAagttatctttattttttgaaacagAAGAAGGGCAAGATGTagtgaaaaatatgttgCCTCAATTACCAAAAAATCATCccctttttaaaaacaaaaacttTGAAACACaagaaaatggaaaaataaagcaaccaaataaaattaatgtaGCTGTCTGTACAGGCGGAGGACCCGGATTTATGGAAGCAGCAAATAAGGGTAGTAAAGAAGCAAATGGAAGATCGCTAGGATTTTCAATCAAATTACCATTTGAAAAAGGACCAAATCCATATattgatgaaaatttatcttttgtattccattatttttttacaagaAAATTCTGGTTAGTTTATTTATCTCTAGCATTCATTATAATGCCAGGGGGATTTGGAACTTTAGATGAACTAATGGAAATTCTTGCATTAAAacaatgtaaaaaatttaaaagagAAGTACCAATCGTATTATTTGGAAAACAATTTTGGAAATCCATTGTAAATTTTGATATGCTAGTTGAATATGGATTAGCACATCAAGAGGATGTAGATAGTTTATTTATGACAGATTCTGTTGACGAAGCATATGAATGTgttatcaattttttgaaaaattcaaattCTACAACCCCAAAAGAGGTTAAAGATTCTAgataa
- a CDS encoding 50S ribosomal protein L10, putative: MFSVRVNVKYLIFSIFFLYFIYQACFPERSEKNNKTKPFFFLIATKVIKKNGGKLGRKNIIKLFLEKPNFTHIGKTGNNKKKIYNKFLLKSRKCSGYRNTRDGKEETVRKMKRILKVTKLLIQLNSFKLTPNLRMELLINMPRPHIRMHMVKNTLMELSVKNTPFEAITPHLTGSNAYFFIMNEDYISFSLYCNKMFSSIYKEYKTNNFIKMAVYENTILNKKETEDLINLKSYNVYFGQLVNKINQIITTIPTSIMHIPSSIARGIYLHNKKKENM; the protein is encoded by the coding sequence atgttcTCTGTAAGGGTAAATGTGAagtatttaatattttcaatattttttttgtactTTATTTATCAAGCATGTTTTCCTGAACgttcagaaaaaaataataaaaccaagccatttttttttttaatagctacaaaagtaataaaaaaaaatggtggGAAATTAGGgaggaaaaatattattaaattatttttggaAAAACCCAATTTTACACACATTGGAAAAACAGGaaataataagaaaaaaatttataataagtTTTTGTTGAAAAGTCGAAAATGTAGTGGATATAGAAATACAAGAGATGGAAAAGAAGAAACTGTtcgaaaaatgaaaagaattttaaaagtaacaaaattattaatacaaTTAAATAGCTTTAAATTAACACCAAATTTAAGAATggaattattaataaatatgccaAGACCACATATACGTATGCATATGGTAAAAAATACTTTAATGGAATTATCCGTAAAAAACACACCGTTTGAAGCAATAACACCACACTTAACAGGAAGTaatgcttatttttttataatgaatgaagattatatatctttttctCTTTATTGTAACAAAATGTTTTCctcaatatataaagaatataaaacaaataattttataaaaatggcagtatatgaaaatacaattttaaataaaaaagaaacagaAGATTTGATAAACTTAAAATCTTATAATGTCTATTTTGGTCAGcttgtaaataaaattaatcaaATAATTACAACTATACCTACATCAATTATGCACATTCCATCGTCTATAGCTCGTGGAATTTATTTgcataacaaaaaaaaagaaaatatgtga
- a CDS encoding ubiquitin carboxyl-terminal hydrolase 13, putative, with amino-acid sequence MADIKNIISLISSTIKEPTKEDVIYLGECSITGHKDIFEDGIFIDLISFESFSLKNLKVNCARTNNSATVDEHRFYLNIRKKKKVLENVEEKEIKNLNINAEGGFIDNKVYEYEYDYFVYDIKTGIYIKLSELDQTVINICNNIINHKNEIKKDNINKWVNEIKESKYSKDLIQLPNIKIKNENIECAVCKSKKNLWLNLSDGYIGCGRKIYNYGGGCLNNEEGAALKHFYETGKKYPLVVKIGTITKDGNADVFSYADDENDSVIDPYIATHLNNLGINIMNLEKTEITTLEKEIQENKNINFSSILDKGIEPICEQGKVGLINLGNTCYMNCALQVLLSIKGISLKYINNLDNFLSSLDRNNKTHDDLFLQYSKLCYMAYQEDYIKNKKKYVKQFKQECQNKNIKINYDSDVDEENSVSIDPSMFRNCVNRKGNNPFCNNSQQDIYEYLSYIINELIDNENKIFDRLSNCTTNIITETNKRKHGEIDNTEKNSNPYFPFDADTISNIDKSIFNYFTFEIEQTIQSEIGNKSVSSFQNIILSLDIPIDSSVLKELETKQNEPDKTTGSENIKISLMDCLKNYIKKDNINDYYSEIENKKVHAQKDMKFKSFPPYLFIHLKRFYADENWCAKKINIPIEAHDKIDLEFMRAEKNANEDTNTNTNNTCNNENSDQNILEKYKDVVDSLLDLGFEQDKIIESIKKVKIKNVNNCISYIYGEDSVELDTTQSSNKNTEINQNNLDSIISMGISKEVAMASLLINKNDLQKSIDYIFSNMDILTENKCNAIINSNKCDDGLANYELVASIVHIGNNANSGHYICYIKDNSKWYVFNDNKVGLCNENLGKDTAYIHLYKRI; translated from the exons atggctgatattaaaaacatCATATCTCTAATTTCTAGTACTATAAAAGAACCAACCAAAGAAGATGTAATTTATTTAGGAGAATGTAGTATAAC CGGCCATAAGGACATATTTGAAGACGGGATTTTCATCGATTTGATATCCTTCGAAAGTTttagtttaaaaaatttgaaagtGAATTGTGCTCGGACAAATAACTCAGCGACAGTAGATGAACATagattttatttaaatataagaaagaaaaagaaagtgCTAGAAAATGTTgaagaaaaggaaataaaaaacttaAACATTAATGCAGAAGGTGGATTTATTGATAATAAAGTTTATGAATACGaatatgattattttgtttatgatataaaaacaggtatatatataaagctAAGTGAATTAGATCAAActgtaataaatatatgtaataatataataaaccataaaaatgaaattaaaaaagataatataaataaatgggttaatgaaataaaagaaagtaaatattcaaaagaTTTAATACAATTAcctaatataaaaataaaaaatgaaaatattgaatGTGCAGTAtgtaaatcaaaaaaaaatttatggtTAAATTTATCTGATGGATATATTGGTTGTGGTAGAAAGATTTATAACTATGGAGGTGGATGTTTAAACAATGAAGAAGGTGCTgctttaaaacatttttatgaaacaggaaaaaaatatccttTAGTTGTTAAAATAGGAACTATAACCAAAGACGGAAATGCTGATGTTTTCTCATATGctgatgatgaaaatgatagtGTAATAGATCCATATATTGCTACTCATTTGAATAATCTaggtataaatataatgaatttagaaaaaactGAAATTACTACattagaaaaagaaatacaagaaaataaaaatattaatttctCATCAATATTGGATAAAGGAATAGAACCTATTTGTGAACAAGGAAAAGTCGGATTGATAAATTTAGGCAATACATGTTATATGAATTGTGCACTACAAGTTTTGTTATCCATAAAAGGTATaagtttaaaatatataaataatctagataattttttatcaagcttagatagaaataataaaacacatGATGATCTATTCTTACAATATTCTAAACTTTGTTATATGGCTTATCAAGAAGATTacattaaaaacaaaaaaaaatatgttaaacaatttaaacAAGAAtgtcaaaataaaaatattaaaattaattatgatAGTGATGttgatgaagaaaattcTGTTAGTATTGATCCAAGTATGTTTAGAAACTGTGTTAACAGAAAGGGAAACAACCctttttgtaataatagCCAACaagatatatatgaatatctatcttacataataaatgaattgatagataatgaaaataaaatattcgaTAGATTATCAAACTGTACCACAAACATAATTAcagaaacaaataaaagaaaacatGGAGAAATCGATAATactgaaaaaaattcaaacccttattttccttttgaTGCAGACACTATTTCAAATATAGATAAgtctatttttaattatttcacTTTTGAAATCGAACAAACAATACAAAGTGAAATCGGAAATAAAAGTGTGAGCTCTTTTCAAAATATCATATTGTCTTTAGATATACCAATCGATAGTTCAGTGTTAAAAGAATTGgaaacaaaacaaaatgaaccTGATAAAACTACAGGGtcagaaaatattaaaatttcttTAATGGATtgcttaaaaaattatataaaaaaagataacataaatgattattattcaGAAATAgagaataaaaaagtacATGCACAAAAAGATATGAAATTTAAATCTTTCCCACCATATCTTTTTATTCATCTTAAACGATTTTATGCTGATGAAAATTGGTGtgctaaaaaaattaacatacCTATTGAAGCGCATGATAAAATAGATTTAGAATTTATGAGAGCTGAGAAAAATGCAAATGAGGATACAAATACAAATACTAATAACACATGTAACAATGAAAACAGTGACCAAAATATTCTTGAAAAGTATAAAGATGTTGTTGATTCTTTATTAGATTTAGGATTTGAAcaagataaaataattgaatcaattaaaaaagtaaaaataaaaaatgtaaataattgtatatcttatatatatggtgAAGATTCCGTCGAATTAGATACTACACAAtcaagtaataaaaatactgaaattaatcaaaataatttagatTCTATTATTTCGATGGGAATAAGTAAAGAAGTAGCTATGGCTTctcttttaataaataaaaatgaccTCCAAAAATCAattgattatattttttcaaatatggATATCCTCACAGAGAATAAATGCAATGCGATTATAAACAGCAACAAATGTGATGATGGTTTAG CAAACTACGAATTGGTAGCATCAATTGTACACATAGGAAATAATGCAAATTCAGGTCACTACATATGCTATATCAAGGATAATTCAAA gTGGTACGtatttaatgataataagGTCGGCTTGTGCAATGAAAATTTGGGAAAGGATACAGCCTACATTCATTTATacaaaagaatataa